A genomic segment from Bacillus cereus G9842 encodes:
- the metG gene encoding methionine--tRNA ligase: protein MSIFIGGAWPYANGSLHLGHIASLLPGDILARYYRAKGENVLYVSGSDCNGTPIAIRAKQEGVTAKEIANKYHEEFQRCFRDLGFTYDCYTRTDSEHHHETVQKVFLRLLEEGYIYKKTVEQAYCKTCTQFLPDRYVEGICPHCHEAARGDQCDACSAILDPLDLLEKTCKLCGSTPSVEETEHFYFALHTFQQQIKKVVEIAKEKGTWRDNAIQLTERYVKEGLQDRVVSRDLPIGVPIPVKGYEDKKIYVWIEAVAGYYSASKYWAEETGKDDHEFWNSDAQTYYVHGKDNIPFHSIIWPAVLLGIGEEAIPRHIVSNEYLTVEKRKLSTSKNWAVWVPDILERYNPDSIRYFLTVNAPENRDTDFSWREFIYSHNSELLGAYGNFVNRTLKFIEKYYDGIVPQGTINVELKDKVEGLYKNVGEAIEQTTFKVALETIFDAVRFANKYFDERQPWKEREDNPVSCEETIYNCIYLIANFANLLEPFLPFSSERVRSTLSIVNRNWEPQNTLPNRIDSVQPLFERIDVKQIEHEIEKLYGAAK, encoded by the coding sequence ATGAGTATTTTTATTGGAGGCGCTTGGCCGTATGCAAATGGCTCGTTACATCTTGGTCATATTGCGAGTTTGTTACCTGGAGATATTTTAGCACGTTATTACCGGGCAAAAGGTGAGAATGTGTTGTATGTTTCGGGCAGTGATTGTAATGGAACACCGATTGCAATTAGAGCAAAACAAGAAGGTGTGACAGCAAAAGAAATTGCTAATAAGTACCATGAAGAATTCCAGCGATGTTTTCGTGATCTCGGTTTTACGTATGATTGCTATACACGTACCGATAGCGAGCATCATCATGAAACTGTTCAAAAAGTTTTTTTACGTTTATTGGAAGAAGGCTATATTTATAAAAAAACAGTGGAACAAGCGTACTGTAAAACGTGTACGCAGTTTTTACCGGATCGTTATGTAGAAGGAATATGTCCACATTGCCATGAAGCAGCAAGAGGCGATCAATGCGATGCGTGTTCAGCTATTTTAGATCCACTCGATTTGTTAGAAAAGACATGCAAGTTATGTGGTAGTACACCATCTGTAGAGGAAACAGAGCATTTTTATTTTGCATTGCATACATTTCAGCAGCAAATTAAAAAAGTTGTAGAAATCGCAAAAGAAAAAGGAACATGGCGTGATAATGCAATTCAATTAACGGAAAGATATGTAAAGGAAGGCTTACAAGATAGGGTTGTATCAAGAGATTTACCAATCGGGGTACCAATTCCAGTGAAAGGGTATGAAGATAAGAAAATTTACGTATGGATAGAAGCAGTGGCAGGATATTATTCAGCGAGTAAATATTGGGCTGAAGAAACAGGAAAAGATGATCATGAGTTTTGGAATAGCGATGCGCAAACATATTATGTACACGGCAAGGATAATATTCCATTTCACTCCATCATTTGGCCAGCGGTTTTACTTGGAATAGGAGAGGAAGCAATCCCGCGTCATATCGTTTCGAATGAGTATTTAACAGTTGAAAAAAGAAAGTTATCTACGAGTAAAAACTGGGCAGTATGGGTGCCTGACATATTAGAACGTTACAATCCAGATTCTATTCGTTACTTTTTAACAGTAAATGCACCAGAAAATCGTGATACTGATTTTTCATGGCGTGAATTCATTTACAGTCATAATAGTGAACTGTTAGGTGCATACGGGAACTTCGTGAACCGGACATTAAAGTTTATTGAAAAATATTATGATGGCATTGTGCCGCAGGGAACTATCAATGTAGAACTGAAGGATAAAGTAGAAGGATTATATAAAAATGTAGGAGAGGCGATTGAGCAAACTACATTTAAGGTGGCGCTAGAAACAATATTCGATGCCGTACGTTTTGCAAATAAATACTTTGATGAGAGACAGCCTTGGAAAGAAAGAGAAGATAATCCAGTTTCATGTGAAGAAACGATTTATAATTGTATTTATCTTATTGCTAATTTTGCAAATCTCCTTGAACCATTTTTACCATTTTCAAGTGAAAGAGTTCGAAGCACATTGTCGATTGTGAACCGAAATTGGGAACCGCAAAATACGTTGCCGAATAGAATTGATAGCGTGCAGCCATTATTTGAGCGAATCGATGTAAAACAAATTGAGCATGAGATAGAGAAGCTGTATGGAGCGGCAAAATGA
- a CDS encoding class I SAM-dependent methyltransferase: MNQKQLSTINEKSWNTAAYEAWTNRHGAPEDYAKKIMEDPMREVDHYLPYIQSPKGKHIINLLGSKGNKAVALALLGSDVTVVDISASNAKYANELAAAADVSIHYIVSDVLDVNLSKSFDIVLLELGVLHYFLDLKPLFKKISQLLKPGGILILRDYHPIYTKLLGVDHPSFRASGNYFDEELIEDDVAYSILLTEAQKESLPKTTIRRWTLGEIITTLAEEHFKIEKLIEEQGPHQKWVFPSTAPEGIEEQIPGLYTIIARACKKGSLHG, from the coding sequence TTGAACCAAAAACAACTAAGCACTATTAATGAAAAAAGCTGGAATACAGCTGCTTATGAAGCTTGGACGAATCGCCATGGGGCACCGGAGGATTATGCGAAAAAAATCATGGAAGACCCTATGCGCGAGGTAGATCACTATTTACCTTACATACAATCTCCGAAAGGAAAACATATTATTAATTTACTAGGATCAAAAGGGAATAAGGCCGTTGCTCTCGCCCTTTTAGGCTCTGACGTAACAGTTGTTGATATTTCAGCAAGTAATGCAAAATATGCAAATGAACTTGCTGCCGCCGCAGACGTCTCTATTCATTACATCGTTTCTGATGTACTAGATGTAAATCTCTCCAAATCATTTGATATCGTATTACTGGAGCTTGGTGTACTTCATTACTTTCTAGATTTAAAACCACTTTTCAAAAAAATTTCTCAACTACTAAAGCCAGGTGGAATACTTATCCTTCGCGATTACCATCCAATATACACAAAGCTATTAGGAGTAGACCACCCATCGTTTCGAGCAAGTGGAAATTATTTCGATGAAGAATTGATTGAAGATGATGTTGCTTATAGCATTCTTCTTACAGAAGCGCAGAAAGAATCGTTACCGAAAACAACCATCCGTCGCTGGACATTAGGAGAAATTATTACAACACTCGCCGAAGAACATTTTAAGATTGAAAAACTAATTGAAGAACAGGGACCTCATCAAAAGTGGGTCTTCCCTTCTACTGCCCCAGAAGGAATTGAAGAACAAATACCCGGTCTATATACAATAATTGCGCGAGCATGCAAAAAAGGATCCCTTCACGGATAG